The following are encoded in a window of Streptomyces sp. 11x1 genomic DNA:
- a CDS encoding CTP synthase: protein MPPAAFRNSTTKHIFVTGGVASSLGKGLTASSLGMLLKARGLRVVMQKLDPYLNVDPGTMNPFQHGEVFVTNDGAETDLDIGHYERFLDRDLDGSANVTTGQVYNTVIAKERRGEYLGDTVQVIPHITNEIKHRIRRMASDEVDVVITEVGGTVGDIESLPFLETVRQVRHEVGRDNVFVVHISLLPYIGPSGELKTKPTQHSVAALRNIGIQPDAIVLRCDREVPAAIKRKISLMCDVDEAAVVACPDARSIYDIPKTVHGEGLDAYVVRKLDLPFRDVDWTTWDDLLDRVHNPLHEINLALVGKYIDLPDAYLSVTEALRAGGFANKARVKIKWVTSDDCRTPAGAAAQLADVDAICIPGGFGDRGVSGKVGAIRYARENRIPLLGLCLGLQCIVIEAARNLADIPDANSTEFDSATAHPVVSTMAEQLDIVAGEGDMGGTMRLGMYPAKLAEGSIVREVYDGKEYVEERHRHRYEVNNAYRAELEKKAGLQFTGTSPDGKLVEYVEYPREVHPYLVATQAHPELRSRPTRPHPLFAGLVKAAVERKTGK, encoded by the coding sequence ATGCCGCCCGCTGCATTTCGAAACTCGACGACAAAGCACATCTTCGTCACCGGGGGTGTCGCCTCCTCTCTCGGCAAGGGTCTGACCGCCTCCAGCCTCGGCATGCTGCTCAAGGCCCGCGGCCTGCGCGTCGTGATGCAGAAGCTCGACCCCTACTTGAACGTCGACCCCGGCACGATGAATCCCTTCCAGCACGGTGAGGTGTTCGTCACCAACGACGGAGCCGAGACCGACCTGGACATCGGACACTACGAGCGCTTCCTCGACCGTGACTTGGACGGCTCCGCCAATGTCACTACAGGCCAGGTCTACAACACGGTCATCGCCAAGGAGCGGCGCGGCGAGTACCTGGGCGACACCGTCCAGGTCATCCCGCACATCACCAACGAGATCAAGCACCGCATCCGGCGCATGGCCTCCGACGAGGTCGACGTCGTCATCACCGAGGTCGGCGGCACCGTCGGCGACATCGAGTCGCTGCCCTTCCTGGAGACCGTCCGCCAGGTCCGTCACGAGGTCGGCCGCGACAATGTCTTCGTCGTCCACATCTCGCTCCTGCCGTACATCGGGCCCTCGGGGGAGCTGAAGACGAAGCCGACGCAGCACTCGGTTGCGGCTCTGCGCAACATCGGTATTCAGCCAGACGCGATCGTTCTGCGCTGTGATCGTGAAGTTCCCGCCGCGATCAAGCGCAAGATCTCCCTGATGTGCGACGTCGACGAGGCCGCCGTGGTCGCGTGTCCCGACGCGCGCTCGATCTACGACATCCCGAAGACCGTGCACGGCGAGGGCCTGGACGCCTACGTGGTCCGCAAGCTGGACCTGCCGTTCCGTGACGTGGACTGGACGACCTGGGACGACCTGCTCGACCGCGTCCACAACCCGCTCCACGAGATCAACCTGGCGCTCGTCGGCAAGTACATCGACCTGCCCGACGCCTACCTCTCGGTCACCGAGGCGCTGCGCGCGGGCGGCTTCGCCAACAAGGCCCGGGTGAAGATCAAGTGGGTCACCTCCGACGACTGCAGGACCCCGGCCGGCGCCGCGGCCCAGCTCGCCGACGTCGACGCCATCTGCATCCCCGGCGGCTTCGGCGACCGGGGCGTCTCCGGCAAGGTCGGCGCCATCCGGTACGCCCGCGAGAACCGGATCCCGCTGCTCGGGCTCTGCCTGGGCCTGCAGTGCATCGTGATCGAGGCCGCGCGCAATCTGGCCGACATCCCGGACGCCAACTCCACCGAGTTCGACTCCGCCACCGCGCACCCGGTCGTCTCCACCATGGCCGAGCAGCTGGACATCGTCGCCGGTGAGGGCGACATGGGCGGCACCATGCGGCTGGGCATGTACCCGGCCAAGCTCGCCGAGGGATCGATCGTGCGCGAGGTGTACGACGGCAAGGAGTACGTCGAGGAGCGCCACCGTCACCGCTACGAGGTGAACAACGCCTACCGCGCGGAACTGGAGAAGAAGGCCGGTCTGCAGTTCACCGGCACCTCGCCCGACGGCAAGCTCGTCGAGTACGTCGAGTACCCGCGCGAGGTCCACCCGTACCTGGTCGCGACCCAGGCGCACCCCGAGCTGCGCTCCCGTCCGACCCGCCCGCACCCGCTGTTCGCGGGGCTGGTGAAGGCCGCCGTGGAGCGGAAGACCGGCAAGTAA
- a CDS encoding NUDIX hydrolase: MTIKDTAEEWEVRASETPFVGKKTSVRTDDVVMPDGSVVRRDYQVHPGSVAVLAVDDQDRVLVIRQYRHPVRERLWEIPAGLLDVPGENPLHAAQRELYEEAHVKAEEWRVLTDVYTTPGGCDEAVRIFLARDLSEAEGHRFEVEDEEADMELARVPLDELVRGVLAGELHNNCLVVGVLSLVAARGGDGVESLRAAEAPWPARPFEV; this comes from the coding sequence ATGACGATCAAGGACACCGCCGAGGAGTGGGAGGTCCGGGCGAGCGAGACCCCGTTCGTCGGCAAGAAGACCTCCGTGCGCACGGACGACGTGGTCATGCCCGACGGGTCGGTCGTCCGCCGCGACTACCAGGTCCACCCCGGTTCCGTCGCCGTCCTCGCCGTCGACGACCAGGACCGGGTGCTGGTCATCCGCCAGTACCGCCACCCGGTCCGCGAGCGGCTCTGGGAGATCCCGGCGGGCCTCCTCGACGTGCCCGGCGAGAACCCGCTGCACGCCGCCCAGCGCGAGCTGTACGAGGAGGCGCACGTCAAGGCGGAGGAGTGGCGGGTGCTCACCGACGTCTACACCACGCCCGGCGGTTGCGACGAGGCGGTGCGGATCTTCCTGGCCCGGGATCTCTCCGAGGCCGAGGGGCACCGGTTCGAGGTGGAGGACGAGGAGGCCGACATGGAGTTGGCCCGGGTGCCGCTGGACGAGCTGGTGCGGGGGGTGCTCGCCGGGGAGCTGCACAACAACTGCCTTGTGGTGGGGGTGCTTTCGCTGGTGGCCGCGCGCGGTGGTGACGGGGTGGAGTCGCTGCGTGCGGCTGAGGCGCCGTGGCCTGCGCGGCCGTTCGAGGTCTAG
- a CDS encoding tetratricopeptide repeat protein yields the protein MADQAVDLGGARVSGTGRPPAVEAAPTDSQFLGRARELKELRADIDRAGLNTLAGRKAPHARVLLVAGRPGYGRTALAEELVRQVTDGYPDGVLRTRLTEPDGTRVPVERAARELLGELGLPAPAGADEDDLSETLREALADRRVVLLLDDAADAEQVDALLPDTPDSLVVAVSGGPLTGISDVRPCTLGGLDTKSAVELLERFSGSVRITVDPCSAEGLAEVCGAQPAALRLAGGWLAARPSAAVSDLAKQLRADEDDGPPLTRIFKLSYASLPTTAARMLPLLALAPAGLVDPHVASGLAGCSVDTARSTLDDLAALGFLHEVDSPLPQYEVPGCLQPLLRTLAESQERPGELQLARARMLERTVRLLQSCRAITETDSPLAREKLLAMPKALRFPTPRAAEEWLRVRRPALLAAARLAVADGELDTLARRLMSQLVRALVAHFGAQAAAPDLYDLHGLVLDVAERRALPREQAAALLNLGDLDARTGRTTAALARYRAALDAGRRANDPYATGRATESVGAAHQELEDYDRAADWYGRALAQRLARDEREDAARLYGRIAAVHTFAGRYGEALRNWSSALTGHRRLGDVAGQARALSEMARVQEYAGRPEEALRTCQEAAEWARRADDVRLQAAIQLRIADTLERLGDPAAARLHRRAAERLLDDLDDGVPAPQTREIEPEQGANACEIRSTSAKD from the coding sequence GTGGCGGATCAGGCGGTGGACCTCGGGGGCGCCCGGGTGTCCGGAACGGGGCGGCCCCCGGCTGTCGAGGCCGCCCCCACGGACAGTCAGTTCCTGGGCCGTGCAAGAGAGTTGAAGGAGCTTCGGGCCGACATCGACCGGGCCGGGCTCAACACCCTCGCGGGCCGCAAGGCCCCCCACGCGCGCGTGCTGCTCGTCGCCGGCCGCCCCGGCTACGGCCGCACCGCGCTAGCCGAGGAACTCGTACGGCAGGTTACCGATGGTTACCCCGACGGGGTGCTGCGGACCCGGCTCACCGAGCCCGACGGCACTCGGGTCCCGGTCGAGCGCGCGGCGCGGGAACTGCTCGGGGAGCTGGGGCTGCCGGCGCCGGCCGGGGCCGACGAGGACGACCTCAGCGAGACATTGCGCGAGGCGCTGGCCGACCGCCGGGTGGTGCTCCTGCTCGACGACGCCGCCGACGCCGAGCAGGTCGACGCGCTGCTGCCGGACACCCCCGACTCCCTGGTCGTCGCGGTCTCCGGAGGGCCGCTGACCGGCATCTCCGACGTCCGCCCGTGCACCCTGGGCGGATTGGACACCAAGTCCGCCGTGGAGCTGCTGGAACGCTTCAGCGGCTCGGTGCGCATCACCGTGGACCCGTGCTCGGCCGAGGGGCTCGCCGAGGTGTGCGGGGCCCAGCCCGCCGCGCTGCGGCTCGCCGGGGGCTGGCTGGCCGCCCGGCCCTCCGCCGCCGTCTCCGACCTGGCCAAACAGCTGCGCGCCGACGAGGACGACGGCCCGCCGCTCACCAGGATCTTCAAGCTGTCGTACGCCTCGCTGCCGACCACCGCCGCCCGGATGCTGCCCCTCCTCGCCCTGGCCCCCGCCGGCCTGGTCGATCCGCACGTCGCCTCCGGTCTCGCCGGCTGCTCGGTCGACACGGCACGCAGCACACTGGACGACCTCGCGGCCCTGGGTTTCCTGCACGAGGTGGACTCGCCGCTGCCGCAGTACGAGGTCCCCGGCTGTCTGCAGCCGCTGCTGCGGACACTCGCCGAGAGCCAGGAGCGGCCGGGCGAGCTGCAGCTGGCCCGCGCGCGAATGCTGGAGCGGACGGTACGGCTGCTGCAGTCCTGCCGTGCCATCACCGAGACCGACAGCCCGCTGGCCCGCGAGAAGCTCCTCGCGATGCCCAAGGCGCTGCGGTTCCCGACGCCCCGGGCCGCCGAGGAGTGGCTGCGCGTGCGCCGGCCCGCGCTGCTCGCCGCGGCCCGGCTCGCGGTCGCCGACGGCGAGCTGGACACCCTCGCCCGGCGTCTGATGTCCCAGCTCGTGCGGGCCCTGGTGGCGCACTTCGGTGCACAGGCCGCGGCCCCCGACCTGTACGACCTGCACGGGCTGGTCCTCGATGTCGCCGAGCGCCGTGCTCTGCCCCGGGAGCAGGCGGCCGCGCTGCTGAACCTCGGCGACCTGGACGCCCGGACCGGCCGTACGACGGCGGCACTGGCCCGCTACAGGGCCGCGCTCGACGCCGGACGCCGGGCGAACGACCCGTACGCGACCGGCCGCGCGACGGAATCCGTAGGCGCCGCCCACCAGGAGCTGGAGGACTACGACCGGGCCGCGGACTGGTACGGCAGGGCGCTCGCCCAGCGGCTCGCCCGCGACGAGCGCGAGGACGCCGCCCGGCTGTACGGCCGGATCGCCGCCGTGCACACCTTCGCGGGCCGGTACGGCGAGGCGCTGCGCAACTGGAGCTCGGCGCTCACCGGCCACCGTCGGCTGGGCGATGTGGCCGGTCAGGCAAGGGCGTTGAGCGAGATGGCACGTGTCCAGGAGTACGCGGGCCGGCCCGAGGAGGCGCTGCGCACCTGCCAGGAGGCGGCGGAGTGGGCGCGGCGGGCCGACGACGTCCGGCTGCAGGCCGCGATCCAGCTGCGGATCGCCGACACCCTGGAGCGGCTCGGCGACCCCGCGGCGGCCCGGCTGCACCGGAGAGCCGCCGAGCGACTGCTCGACGACCTCGACGACGGGGTCCCGGCCCCCCAAACCCGCGAGATCGAGCCGGAACAAGGTGCTAACGCCTGCGAAATCCGTAGTACATCCGCGAAAGATTGA
- the ald gene encoding alanine dehydrogenase has product MIDVKVGIPREVKNNEFRVAITPAGVHELVRHGHQVVIEQGAGVGSSIPDAEYVAAGAEILATADEVWAAADLLLKVKEPIAEEYHRLRKDQTLFTYLHLAASKECTDALVESGTTAIAYETVELPNRALPLLAPMSEVAGRLAPQVGAYHLMRANGGRGVLPGGVPGVLAGRAVVIGGGVSGWNAAQIAIGMGFHVTLLDKDINKLKEADKIFGTRIQTVVSNAFELEKACLEADLVIGAVLIPGAKAPKLVTNELVSRMKPGSVLVDIAIDQGGCFEDSRPTTHAEPTFPVHASVFYCVANMPGAVPNTSTYALTNATLPYIVELADHGWAEASRRDPALARGLNTHEGRVVYREVAEAHGLEHVELASLLG; this is encoded by the coding sequence GTGATCGACGTGAAGGTCGGCATCCCCCGCGAGGTCAAGAACAACGAGTTCCGGGTGGCGATCACCCCCGCCGGTGTGCACGAGCTCGTGCGCCACGGCCACCAGGTCGTCATCGAGCAGGGCGCCGGAGTCGGCTCCTCGATCCCGGACGCCGAGTACGTCGCCGCCGGCGCCGAGATCCTGGCCACGGCCGACGAGGTGTGGGCCGCGGCCGACCTGCTGCTCAAGGTCAAGGAACCGATCGCCGAGGAGTACCACCGCCTGCGCAAGGACCAGACGCTCTTCACCTACCTGCACCTGGCCGCCTCCAAGGAGTGCACGGACGCCCTCGTCGAGTCGGGCACGACCGCGATCGCGTACGAGACCGTCGAGCTGCCGAACCGCGCGCTGCCGCTGCTCGCGCCCATGTCCGAGGTCGCGGGCCGGCTCGCCCCCCAGGTCGGCGCGTACCACCTGATGCGGGCCAACGGCGGGCGCGGGGTTCTGCCCGGCGGTGTGCCGGGCGTGCTGGCCGGGCGGGCCGTCGTCATCGGCGGTGGCGTCTCGGGCTGGAACGCGGCGCAGATCGCCATCGGCATGGGTTTCCATGTGACCCTGCTCGACAAGGACATCAACAAGCTCAAGGAAGCCGACAAGATCTTCGGCACGAGGATCCAGACCGTCGTCTCCAACGCCTTCGAGCTGGAGAAGGCCTGCCTGGAGGCCGACCTCGTCATCGGCGCCGTCCTCATCCCGGGCGCGAAGGCCCCGAAGCTGGTCACCAACGAGCTGGTGTCGCGGATGAAGCCGGGAAGTGTTCTTGTCGACATTGCGATCGACCAGGGCGGCTGCTTCGAGGACTCCCGGCCCACCACTCACGCGGAGCCGACCTTCCCGGTCCATGCGTCGGTCTTCTACTGCGTCGCCAACATGCCCGGCGCGGTGCCCAACACCTCGACCTACGCGCTGACCAACGCCACGCTGCCGTACATCGTGGAACTCGCCGACCACGGCTGGGCCGAGGCCTCGCGCCGCGACCCGGCGCTGGCCCGGGGGCTCAACACCCATGAGGGCAGGGTCGTTTACCGCGAGGTGGCCGAGGCGCACGGCCTGGAGCACGTCGAGTTGGCGTCACTGCTCGGCTGA
- a CDS encoding ParA family protein codes for MPAPVSGPTGFAAVGSVAVRTFAAHQSQQPAGPTPPAHQSMDGQHVNAMAGDGSGGVHNHFADYDELPDGHFYDPDAEYEPDPEYAATLAPDAARQRRERIGPTGRPLPYFPIPGPLTDHGPAKIIAMCNQKGGVGKTTSTINLGAALAEYGRRVLLVDFDPQGALSVGLGVNPMELDLTVYNLLMERGMSADEVLLKTAVPNMDLLPSNIDLSAAEVQLVSEVARESTLQRALKPLMADYDYIVIDCQPSLGLLTVNALTAAHKVIVPLECEFFALRGVALLTETIEKVQERLNPELELDGILATMYDSRTVHSREVLARVVEAFDDHVYHTVIGRTVRFPETTVAGEPITTYASNSVGAAAYRQLAREVLARCHAE; via the coding sequence ATGCCTGCGCCGGTCTCGGGCCCCACGGGGTTCGCGGCTGTCGGCTCCGTCGCTGTCCGCACCTTCGCAGCCCACCAGAGTCAGCAGCCAGCCGGCCCAACTCCGCCAGCACACCAGAGCATGGATGGCCAACACGTGAACGCCATGGCCGGCGACGGAAGTGGCGGGGTCCACAACCACTTCGCCGACTACGACGAGCTGCCCGACGGGCACTTCTACGACCCCGACGCCGAGTACGAGCCCGATCCGGAGTACGCGGCGACGCTCGCGCCCGACGCGGCCCGTCAGCGCCGCGAGCGGATCGGTCCCACCGGTCGCCCGCTGCCCTACTTCCCGATCCCGGGCCCGCTGACCGACCATGGTCCCGCGAAGATCATCGCGATGTGCAACCAGAAGGGCGGCGTCGGCAAGACGACGTCGACCATCAACCTGGGTGCCGCGCTCGCGGAGTACGGCCGCCGGGTCCTGCTCGTCGACTTCGACCCGCAGGGCGCCCTCTCGGTGGGCCTCGGGGTGAACCCGATGGAGCTCGACCTCACGGTCTACAACCTGCTCATGGAGCGGGGCATGTCGGCCGACGAGGTGCTGCTGAAGACGGCGGTCCCCAACATGGACCTGCTGCCGAGCAACATCGACCTGTCCGCGGCCGAGGTCCAGCTCGTCTCCGAGGTCGCGCGCGAGTCGACGCTCCAGCGCGCCCTGAAGCCGCTCATGGCCGACTACGACTACATCGTGATCGACTGTCAGCCCTCGCTCGGCCTGCTCACGGTCAACGCGTTGACCGCCGCGCACAAGGTGATAGTGCCTCTGGAGTGTGAGTTCTTCGCTCTCCGTGGTGTCGCGCTGCTGACCGAGACCATCGAGAAGGTCCAGGAGCGGCTCAACCCCGAGCTGGAGCTCGACGGCATCCTCGCCACGATGTACGACTCGCGCACCGTGCACAGCCGTGAGGTTCTCGCGCGGGTCGTCGAGGCGTTCGACGACCACGTCTACCACACGGTCATCGGGCGCACGGTCCGGTTCCCGGAGACCACGGTCGCCGGTGAGCCGATCACCACGTACGCCTCCAACTCCGTCGGCGCCGCCGCCTACCGTCAGCTCGCCAGGGAGGTGCTCGCCCGGTGTCACGCCGAGTGA
- the scpB gene encoding SMC-Scp complex subunit ScpB produces MSEETPEGATGAPAGSRTVADLGLKPALEAVLMVVDEPATAEHLSKILERPKRQISKALRELADEYALQGRGFELRLIAGGWRFYTRPEYAAAVERFVLDGQQARLTQAALETLAVVAYRQPVSRSRVSAVRGVNCDGVMRTLLQRGLVEEAGAEPETGAILYRTTNYFLERMGLRGLDELPELAPFLPEAEAIEAETQEAVPSFDPDAPDSEDTDDKTEL; encoded by the coding sequence ATGAGCGAGGAGACGCCCGAGGGGGCGACCGGGGCGCCCGCGGGGTCGCGTACCGTCGCCGACCTCGGTCTCAAGCCCGCCCTGGAGGCCGTCCTCATGGTCGTGGACGAGCCCGCGACGGCCGAGCACCTGAGCAAGATCCTGGAGCGGCCGAAGCGGCAGATCTCCAAGGCGCTGCGTGAGCTGGCCGACGAGTACGCGCTCCAGGGGCGCGGCTTCGAGCTGCGGCTGATCGCCGGGGGCTGGCGGTTCTACACCCGGCCCGAGTACGCCGCCGCCGTCGAGCGGTTCGTGCTCGACGGGCAGCAGGCCCGGCTGACCCAGGCCGCGCTGGAGACGCTGGCCGTGGTCGCGTACCGGCAGCCGGTGAGCCGGAGCAGGGTCTCGGCCGTACGAGGGGTCAACTGCGACGGGGTCATGCGCACCCTGCTGCAGCGGGGTCTGGTCGAGGAGGCGGGCGCGGAACCCGAAACAGGTGCGATCCTGTACAGGACGACGAACTACTTCCTGGAGCGGATGGGCCTGCGCGGTCTGGACGAGCTCCCGGAGCTCGCGCCCTTCCTCCCGGAGGCGGAGGCGATCGAGGCCGAGACCCAGGAAGCCGTACCGTCGTTCGATCCGGATGCTCCGGATTCCGAGGACACAGACGACAAGACGGAACTTTGA
- a CDS encoding pseudouridine synthase, which produces MRSSSGRNSSGNNGGSRGGNSGGRGGSGGARGGSGGGGGGRGNYRGAGNDRDDRQGGRPKKPRPEERRYDVGPGGSPDGPKSGRGASARGGAKGGPKQSQQQRGRWAPATSREYDARAEERNRERYAGKKDVKLPKTFPGAEQEGERLQKVLARAGYGSRRACEELIEQARVEVNGEIVLEQGKRVDPEKDEVKVDGLTVATQSYQFFALNKPAGVVSTMEDPEGRQCLGDYVTNRETRLFHVGRLDTETEGVILLTNHGELAHRLTHPKYGVKKTYVAHIVGPIPRDLGKQLKDGIQLEDGYARADHFRVVQQTGKNYLVEVTLHEGRKHIVRRMLAEAGFPVDKLVRTAFGPISLGDQKSGWLRRLSNTEVGMLMQEVDL; this is translated from the coding sequence ATGCGAAGCAGCAGCGGCAGGAACAGCAGCGGAAACAACGGCGGGAGCCGTGGTGGCAACAGCGGCGGCCGCGGCGGAAGCGGTGGTGCACGCGGCGGGAGCGGTGGTGGCGGCGGGGGCCGTGGCAACTACCGCGGTGCGGGGAACGACCGCGACGACAGGCAGGGCGGTCGGCCGAAGAAGCCCCGCCCCGAGGAGCGCCGTTACGACGTGGGCCCCGGCGGCTCCCCGGACGGTCCCAAGTCCGGGCGCGGCGCCTCGGCGCGCGGCGGGGCCAAGGGCGGACCGAAGCAGTCCCAGCAGCAGCGCGGGCGGTGGGCCCCGGCGACCTCGCGCGAGTACGACGCGCGCGCCGAGGAGCGCAACCGGGAGCGCTACGCGGGCAAGAAGGACGTCAAGCTGCCCAAGACCTTCCCGGGCGCCGAGCAGGAGGGCGAGCGGCTGCAGAAGGTCCTCGCGCGCGCGGGCTACGGCTCGCGGCGGGCCTGCGAGGAGCTGATCGAGCAGGCGCGGGTCGAGGTCAACGGCGAGATCGTCCTGGAGCAGGGCAAGCGCGTCGACCCGGAGAAGGACGAGGTCAAGGTCGACGGTCTGACCGTGGCCACGCAGTCGTACCAGTTCTTCGCGCTGAACAAGCCCGCCGGAGTCGTCTCCACCATGGAGGACCCCGAGGGCCGGCAGTGCCTCGGCGACTACGTGACCAACCGTGAGACGCGGCTGTTCCACGTCGGTCGGCTCGACACCGAGACCGAGGGCGTCATCCTGCTCACCAACCACGGCGAGCTGGCGCACCGGCTGACCCACCCCAAGTACGGCGTCAAGAAGACGTACGTCGCGCACATCGTGGGCCCGATCCCGCGCGACCTGGGCAAGCAGCTCAAGGACGGTATCCAGCTGGAGGACGGGTACGCGCGTGCGGACCACTTCCGCGTGGTGCAGCAGACCGGCAAGAACTACCTCGTGGAGGTCACCCTCCACGAGGGACGCAAGCACATCGTGCGCCGGATGCTGGCCGAGGCCGGCTTCCCCGTCGACAAGCTCGTCCGCACCGCCTTCGGGCCGATCTCCCTCGGCGACCAGAAGTCCGGCTGGCTGCGCCGGCTGTCGAACACCGAGGTCGGGATGCTGATGCAGGAGGTCGACCTGTAG
- a CDS encoding NUDIX domain-containing protein, which translates to MTSPEGYDKYAFEPFAVTVDLAVFTVRAGTLQVLLVERGQEPYAGRWALPGGFVLPDESAEEAAWRELAEETGLKDDSGLHLEQLRTYSEPGRDPRMRVVTVAFAALLPDPPVPHGGGDAVQAQWLRFNAVGPLAFDHDRILADAHERVGAKLEYTCLATSFCPPEFTLGELRQVYETVWGTPLDRPNFRRKVLATPGFVEQVPGAARLTGGRGKPAALYRAGGATALHPPLLRPTTEGRS; encoded by the coding sequence ATGACCTCACCCGAGGGCTACGACAAATACGCCTTCGAACCCTTCGCCGTCACCGTCGACCTGGCCGTCTTCACCGTCCGCGCGGGCACCCTCCAGGTGCTGCTCGTCGAGCGCGGCCAGGAGCCGTACGCGGGCCGCTGGGCGCTGCCCGGCGGGTTCGTGCTGCCGGACGAGTCCGCGGAGGAGGCCGCCTGGCGGGAACTCGCCGAGGAGACCGGCCTCAAGGACGACTCCGGGCTCCACCTGGAGCAGTTGCGGACGTACAGCGAGCCCGGCAGGGATCCCAGGATGCGGGTCGTCACCGTCGCGTTCGCCGCGCTGCTCCCGGACCCGCCCGTCCCGCACGGCGGAGGCGACGCCGTACAGGCCCAGTGGCTGCGCTTCAACGCCGTCGGGCCGCTCGCCTTCGACCACGACCGCATCCTCGCCGACGCCCACGAACGCGTCGGCGCCAAGCTCGAATACACCTGTCTCGCCACCTCCTTCTGCCCGCCCGAGTTCACCCTCGGCGAGCTGCGGCAGGTCTACGAGACCGTGTGGGGCACACCGCTCGACCGGCCCAACTTCCGGCGCAAGGTGCTGGCCACGCCGGGCTTCGTCGAACAGGTGCCCGGCGCCGCCCGCCTGACCGGCGGTCGCGGCAAGCCCGCCGCGCTGTACCGCGCGGGTGGGGCCACCGCCCTGCACCCGCCGCTGCTGCGACCCACCACGGAAGGACGGTCCTGA
- a CDS encoding ADP-ribosylglycohydrolase family protein: MTMTLRTKRSATGSLIGLALGDALGFPTEFNDVPSILAKCGPWRKMGLPKPAIVTDDTQMTLALGHGLRAAMDRGSLGPDALVRAVRKEFVDWSRSPENNRAPGNTCLVACDLLAVERHPWQFASQIHSKGCGANMRVAPLGLIGPLSDEQRAGAAQLQAALTHGHPTALAASDLTAHAIRLLSQGAEPMGLIGRLRSYAYENRSRYHARWLGDLWTYSQDPSPEHYIARGWDDCLEALDRVQAALRLPSPETDPCLATGEGWIAEEALATGLLCFLLFVDEPVTALRRAACTSGDSDSIACLAGAFAGAYHGPDVWPAEWADRIEYQGDLVSLGALWDA, encoded by the coding sequence ATGACCATGACGCTCCGCACGAAGCGCTCCGCCACCGGCTCCCTGATCGGACTCGCCCTCGGAGACGCCCTCGGCTTCCCGACGGAGTTCAACGACGTCCCGTCGATCCTCGCCAAGTGCGGCCCCTGGCGGAAGATGGGGCTGCCGAAGCCGGCTATCGTCACCGACGACACCCAGATGACGCTGGCCCTGGGGCACGGGCTGCGGGCCGCCATGGACCGGGGATCGCTCGGCCCCGACGCCCTGGTGCGCGCCGTCCGCAAGGAGTTCGTGGACTGGTCCCGCTCCCCGGAGAACAACCGCGCCCCCGGCAACACCTGCCTGGTCGCCTGCGACCTCCTCGCCGTCGAGCGCCACCCCTGGCAGTTCGCCAGCCAGATCCACTCCAAGGGCTGCGGCGCCAACATGCGGGTCGCCCCGCTCGGCCTGATCGGCCCGCTCAGCGACGAACAGCGCGCGGGCGCCGCCCAGTTGCAGGCCGCCCTCACCCACGGCCACCCCACCGCGCTCGCCGCCTCCGACCTCACCGCCCACGCGATACGGCTGCTCTCCCAGGGCGCCGAACCGATGGGGCTGATCGGCCGGCTGCGCTCGTACGCGTACGAGAACCGCTCCCGCTACCACGCACGCTGGCTCGGCGACCTGTGGACCTACAGCCAGGACCCCTCGCCCGAGCACTACATCGCGCGGGGCTGGGACGACTGCCTGGAGGCCCTGGACCGGGTGCAGGCGGCCCTGCGGCTGCCGTCGCCCGAGACCGACCCCTGCCTGGCCACGGGCGAGGGCTGGATCGCCGAGGAGGCCCTCGCGACCGGGCTGCTGTGCTTCCTGCTCTTCGTCGACGAGCCCGTCACCGCGCTGCGCCGCGCCGCCTGCACCTCGGGCGACTCCGACTCCATCGCCTGCCTCGCCGGTGCCTTCGCGGGCGCCTACCACGGCCCGGACGTCTGGCCCGCCGAGTGGGCCGACCGGATCGAGTACCAGGGCGACCTCGTCTCGCTGGGAGCCCTCTGGGACGCTTGA